GCAGCACTGTCGCGATCGAGACCGCTATAATGCCTAAAGGAAATTCAATCAGGCGCTCTGCAAAATATAGATATGAGATTGTGCCCTCCGCCATAAAAGACGCGTACTGGGTATTTACTAGAATATTTAAATTATAGACTGCTACTCCAAAGAGCTGTGGCACAATTAAAAGCCCTATTTTCTTTACTGCAGGTGATCTGACATTTTTTGTAAAGCCAAATAGGAAGCCGCGGCTGGATAAAAAGGGAAGCTGAAATATGAACTGCAGTATTCCGCCCGCAATTACTCCGGCTGCGGCGGCGTAAATAGGCACATTGAAATTTTTATAAACTAAAAACACAGCGGCTATAATGCATATGTTCAATATTACGGGCGAGAATGCCGGGGCAAAAAAGTGTCTTAGCGAATTCAATACTCCCATAGACAGAGCAGTTAAGGAGATGAACAGGATGTATGGGAACATTATTCGGTTCAGCGACACTGCAAGCTCAAAGGTACTCTGATCAAAACCGGCTGCAAAAAGTTTTATGATGTAGGGTGAAAGCAAAATCCCAGCTAGCGAAATTATAATTAATAGCGATACGAGAATAGTAAACACCGAGTCCGCAACTTTTTTGGCTTCTTCTTTGCTTTTTGTTTCAAGGTATTGAGTAAACACCGGAATAAACGAGATCGTAAGCGACCCCTCGGCAAAGAGTCTTCTTAGAAGATTGGGAATTCTAAAAGCAACCCAAAATGCGTCTGTGGATGAGCTTGCTCCAAAGAAATATGCGATCACTACATCTCTTGCGTACCCAGCGATACGGCTTAAAAATGTAAGTGAGCCAACAAGACCGGCTGATCTGGTTATTTCTTCATGGTGCTTCATTTTCTTAATTTGATCCGTTTAGAAACTATCTACATCTTCAAATTCAATCTCGTTTCTTAAACCCTTTAGAATATTCTTAAC
This genomic window from Thermodesulfobacteriota bacterium contains:
- the murJ gene encoding murein biosynthesis integral membrane protein MurJ yields the protein MKHHEEITRSAGLVGSLTFLSRIAGYARDVVIAYFFGASSSTDAFWVAFRIPNLLRRLFAEGSLTISFIPVFTQYLETKSKEEAKKVADSVFTILVSLLIIISLAGILLSPYIIKLFAAGFDQSTFELAVSLNRIMFPYILFISLTALSMGVLNSLRHFFAPAFSPVILNICIIAAVFLVYKNFNVPIYAAAAGVIAGGILQFIFQLPFLSSRGFLFGFTKNVRSPAVKKIGLLIVPQLFGVAVYNLNILVNTQYASFMAEGTISYLYFAERLIEFPLGIIAVSIATVLLPSLSSHVANKDFDKFKETYSFTLRLMFFILIPALVGLIVLREPIINLLYQRGEFDYAATIFTSQALFGYAIGLWAVGGIRITAPAFYSMQDTKTPVVIAFIAFIVNAIFGYILGFTLGYAHTGLAVASSISSIVNFILLFYIIEKRAGHINTKSIIVLVLKLAAISAVMGAAVWRISKLVTWSDSSFELEKIGILLGSVLIAVIIYFVLAKILKIKEADFLINMITSKAKRGK